The proteins below are encoded in one region of Ascochyta rabiei chromosome 9, complete sequence:
- a CDS encoding Bifunctional solanapyrone synthase produces MRFIILNLLSLGITPTVVGHSGPHRQEAQNLNKFLKSNAINPAAINGETRHTGGVHLACAILEASNQTAVVFPSDGELYTQIDKAHASATAPKNPACIYTPNDVKGVSLGVKVATFVQAKFAIRSGGHSPMEYFANIDGGVLISLAGIKTLEYNADAQTQRSGFGNLWQDVYRHVNAQGRTVVGGRTGSVGLALTLGGGLSHLSNAYGWAAQNVLSYEMVLADGSIVIASEEENSDLYFAVKAGANNFGIVTHIVQRTYPLGKIWGGSMIFPGNASAQFMAALADYQAKGQLDKKSAILPYVGLIADAVVAQFSYLEPVERPEAFEAFYDIPVIQDLTQVWDTFAAMVTAPIPYNMTRFTYATTDLLYDKEAYLEIEQICHKYIPRMRKLEGGDIMLMPQPISVSMVEEARARGSDPMGVADQPQLWFVVSSGWNLAQDDAEAESIMLDALAEVEEYTKSQALHLPFYFLNDAFSTQMPLQSYGAVTYSKLQAASRKYDPTRVFQELVPGGFKLV; encoded by the exons ATGCGTTTCATTATCTTGAATTTGTTGAGCCTTGGGATTACCCCAACCGTCGTCGGACATTCTGGACCGCATCGCCAAGAAGCTCAGAACTTAAACAAGTTCTTGAAATCGAATGCAATAAACCCTGCAGCAATAAACGGAGAAACCAGACACACTGGAGGAGTACATCTCGCTTGCGCAATTCTGGAAGCATCCAATCAGACTGCAGTCGTGTTTCCTAGTGATGGGGAACTGTATACGCAGATCGATAAGGCACACGC TTCAGCAACGGCACCAAAGAACCCAGCGTGCATCTATACACCGAATGATGTTAAAGGTGTTTCTCTAGGCGTCAAGGTCGCCACTTTCGTACAGGCGAAATTTGCCATCCGAAGCGGAGGGCATTCGCCAATGGAGTACTTCGCCAACATTGACGGGGGCGTCCTCATTTCATTGGCTGGCATCAAGACGTTGGAGTATAATGCAGACGCTCAAACCCAGCGCTCCGGATTTGGTAACCTCTGGCAAGATGTCTATCGACACGTGAACGCACAGGGACGGACCGTCGTTGGCGGCCGCACCGGCAGCGTTGGGTTGGCTCTCACCCTTGGAG GTGGGCTTTCGCACTTATCTAATGCTTATGGTTGGGCTGCACAAAATGTGCTCTCGTATGAAATGGTTCTGGCTGATGGCTCCATCGTCATCGCCAGTGAGGAGGAAAATTCTGATCTGTACTTTGCCGTCAAAGCTGGCGCGAACAATTTTG GCATTGTTACGCATATCGTACAGAGGACGTACCCACTCGGTAAGATATGGGGAGGTTCCATGATCTTCCCAGGAAATGCCTCAGCGCAGTTCATGGCTGCCTTGGCGGACTACCAAGCGAAGGGTCAGCTGGACAAGAAGTCTGCCATCTTGCCTTATGTCGGGCTTATCGCGGACGCAGTTGTCGCGCAGTTTTCCTATCTGGAACCTGTGGAGAGGCCCGAAGCGTTCGAAGCTTTTTACGATATTCCAGTTATCCAAGACTTAACGCAGGTTTGGGACACGTTTGCGGCCATGGTGACAGCACCGATTCCCTACAACATGACCAGGTTTACCTATGCCACCACAGACTTGTTGTACGACAAGGAGGCCTATTTGGAGATTGAACAAATATGCCACAAATACATCCCGCGAATGCGAAAGCTCGAAGGTGGAGATATCATGCTTATGCCACAGCCAATCTCAGTATCTATGGTGGAGGAGGCCCGTGCACGCGGATCGGATCCGATGGGCGTTGCGGACCAGCCGCAGCTGT GGTTCGTGGTTAGCTCAGGATGGAACTTGGCCCAAGATGACGCTGAAGCGGAGAGTATCATGCTGGACGCCCTAGCTGAGGTTGAAGAGTACACCAAGTCTCAGGCCTTGCACCTACCTTTTTACTTCCTTAACGATGCCTTCAGCACGCAGATGCCGCTGCAAAGTTATGGGGCTGTGACTTACAGTAAGCTGCAGGCGGCCAGTAGGAAGTACGACCCGACCCGCGTGTTTCAGGAATTGGTTCCCGGCGGCTTCAaactagtctag
- a CDS encoding Cytochrome P450 monooxygenase sol6, giving the protein MGWLVLSCGLFVAYWVLLAIYRLHFHPLSRYRGPRVAAVSNSWYEWYWNYHLNGQMIFEIQRLHKQYGPVVRIGVNDLSIDDPEVYQAMTKVSSGFTKDPHFYRCISFPGTSIGETDPAKSRIRRKVLTPALSGTRVQELAPAILGKVERLLRRVDLCAQSAKTICITSACKALTMDIISKIVLGREIGCIEEPDFRNSFIENLNAAFETGWIATAFPRLATLALWMASMSDFSVIPNPLIDFKRKCRAITKSYLEVFDTHSDVYVARKDVNVPSAIATHADRSAVIDMLMDPLTVKGHTVPSLEQLNDEAVILLTAGNDTTSNSMIFGLYQICNNMCVYKTLFQELQGRFPSVDQQITYEDAKQLPYLVCNPPITSALRVKLTTSCVQTATIKEILRLGTPLPGRLPRLIPSSGFQLYGQDLPPKTSIHTSPYLLNRHPSIWDNPNDFNPDRWLRKNSRDLDKYLATFNRGARQCLGKEWVHSYQIAGLWQDY; this is encoded by the exons ATGGGCTGGCTCGTGCTGAGTTGCGGCCTTTTTGTTGCCTACTGGGTTCTACTGGCCATCTACCGCCTTCACTTCCACCCGTTATCACGATATCGGGGACCAAGGGTAGCCGCAGTGTCGAACTCATGGTACGAGTGGTATTGGAATTATCATCTCAACGGACAAATGATATTTGAGATTCAGAGGTTACACAAGCAATACG GACCGGTGGTACGGATAGGCGTGAACGATCTCAGCATAGACGACCCTGAAGTCTATCAGGCGATGACCAAAGTGAGCTCGGGCTTCACGAAAGATCCTCATTTCTATCGATGCATCTCGTTTCCAGGAACGTCGATTGGAGAGACCGATCCCGCAAAGAGCCGAATTCGTCGCAAAGTGCTAACACCCGCTCTGTCTGGCACCCGAGTCCAAGAGCTCGCCCCCGCGATCCTCGGTAAGGTAGAACGGCTACTAAGAAGGGTGGACCTCTGTGCACAGTCTGCAAAGACCATCTGCATCACCAGCGCTTGCAAAGCACTTACCATGGATATCATCTCCAAGATTGTTCTCGGGCGTGAGATTGGATGCATCGAAGAGCCCGACTTCAGAAACAGTTTCATCGAGAACTTGAATGCAGCTTTCGAAACGGGATGGATCGCAACTGCCTTCCCCAGGTTAGCTACGCTCGCACTCTGGATGGCTTCGATGAGCGACTTCTCGGTCATTCCTAATCCTCTTATCGATTTCAAACGG AAATGTCGAGCCATCACCAAGAGCTACCTGGAAGTTTTCGATACACATTCAGACGTCTACGTAGCCCGCAAAGACGTCAACGTGCCATCAGCCATTGCAACCCATGCCGACAGATCAGCTGTGATAGACATGCTCATGGATCCCCTCACCGTCAAAGGCCACACCGTACCAAGCCTAGAACAGCTAAACGACGAGGCTGTGATACTTCTCACCGCAGGTAACGACACCACTTCGAACTCGATGATCTTCGGTCTCTATCAAATCTGCAACAACATGTGTGTATACAAAACCCTATTCCAGGAACTGCAGGGACGCTTTCCCTCAGTCGACCAGCAGATCACCTACGAAGATGCAAAGCAGCTCCCGTATCTAGTGTGTAACCCACCCATCACCTCCGCTCTTCGAGTCAAGCTCACCACGTCGTGTGTACAGACAGCTACCATCAAAGAGATCTTACGACTAGGTACCCCTCTACCTGGTCGTCTCCCACGCTTGATCCCATCTTCCGGTTTTCAACTCTACGGTCAGGACCTGCCTCCGAAA ACGAGCATCCATACATCGCCCTACCTACTCAATCGCCATCCCAGCATCTGGGATAACCCAAACGACTTCAACCCTGACAGATGGCTCAGGAAGAATTCCCGAGACCTGGACAAGTATCTTGCAACCTTCAACAGGGGTGCGAGACAATGTCTCGGCAAGGAGTGGGTACACTCCTATCAAATCGCAGGCTTGTGGCAAGATTACTAA
- a CDS encoding 6-phosphogluconolactonase sol3 produces the protein MGGMLGFFLRQLTFTPKPLPQDVRLDGKTAIVTGANVGLGLEASKEMASHGLARVILGVRTVSKGEAAKQEILKQSPDCDVQVWPVDHESFESMVAFGERAQSLDRLDIVILCAGVKKLVFSLSKTGHEQNVQVNHLGTSLLSLLLLKPLKDTAAKTGSPSRLTVVASEVHFWTPFDERKAPSILARLDEKDSFKGMERYNTSKLLNILWMRELSSRVTGNVVINAVNPGLCASALHRSDPTPGLAYLNKIFAWTPAQGGHNLTYAATQHVDEPGAYLTEQHLAKPSPFVLSTEGKTSQQRIWDETIALFKEKVPSVDIESGL, from the exons ATGGGTGGTATGCTTGGTTTCTTCCTTCGCCAGCTCACCTTCACGCCGAAGCCGCTCCCCCAAGATGTTCGCCTTGATGGCAAGACTGCCATCGTCACCGGCGCCAATGTCGGCCTTGGTCTAGAAGCTTCCAAGGAAATGGCCAGCCATGGTTTGGCCAGAGTCATTCTTGGGGTGCGTACGGTCTCGAAAGGCGAGGCTGCAAAGCAAGAGATTCTCAAACAGTCTCCGGATTGCGATGTGCAAGTCTGGCCTGTTGATCACGAGTCTTTCGAGAGCATGGTGGCGTTTGGAGAGCGCGCCCAGTCCCTCGATCGCCTCGACATTGTCATCTTGTGCGCTGGTGTCAAGAAGCTTGTCTTCTCCCTCTCCAAGACTGGCCACGAGCAGAACGTTCAG GTTAATCACCTGGGGacctctcttctctctctgtTGCTGCTCAAGCCGCTCAAAGACACGGCTGCGAAGACGGGCTCGCCTTCACGCCTCACTGTTGTCGCATCAGAGGTCCACTTCTGGACCCCGTTCGACGAGCGAAAGGCTCCCTCCATTCTCGCTCGCTTGGATGAGAAGGACTCATTCAAGGGCATGGAACGCTACAATACGAGCAAGCTATTGAACATCCTCTGGATGCGCGAGCTTAGCAGCAGGGTTACCGGCAACGTTGTCATTAATGCGGTCAACCCAGGCCTTTGCGCCAGTGCCTTGCACCGTTCTGACCCGACTCCAGGCTTGGCCTATCTCAACAAGATCTTTGCTTGGACACCCGCCCAGGGTGGGCACAATCTGACGTACGCCGCGACTCAGCATGTCGATGAGCCTGGTGCGTACCTGACCGAGCAGCATTTGGCCAA GCCATCTCCTTTCGTGCTTTCGACCGAGGGCAAGACGTCGCAACAGAGGATTTGGGACGAGACTATCGCCTTGTTCAAGGAGAAGGTTCCGAGCGTGGACATTGAGAGCGGCTTGTAG
- a CDS encoding Cytochrome P450 monooxygenase sol6, variant 2, giving the protein MGWLVLSCGLFVAYWVLLAIYRLHFHPLSRYRGPRVAAVSNSWYEWYWNYHLNGQMIFEIQRLHKQYGPVVRIGVNDLSIDDPEVYQAMTKVSSGFTKDPHFYRCISFPGTSIGETDPAKSRIRRKVLTPALSGTRVQELAPAILGKVERLLRRVDLCAQSAKTICITSACKALTMDIISKIVLGREIGCIEEPDFRNSFIENLNAAFETGWIATAFPRLATLALWMASMSDFSVIPNPLIDFKRKCRAITKSYLEVFDTHSDVYVARKDVNVPSAIATHADRSAVIDMLMDPLTVKGHTVPSLEQLNDEAVILLTAGNDTTSNSMIFGLYQICNNMCVYKTLFQELQGRFPSVDQQITYEDAKQLPYLTATIKEILRLGTPLPGRLPRLIPSSGFQLYGQDLPPKTSIHTSPYLLNRHPSIWDNPNDFNPDRWLRKNSRDLDKYLATFNRGARQCLGKDLAWCELWVFFANLFRRYHIKTLPANMQWRDLILVKFKDNLCAEVEKRAD; this is encoded by the exons ATGGGCTGGCTCGTGCTGAGTTGCGGCCTTTTTGTTGCCTACTGGGTTCTACTGGCCATCTACCGCCTTCACTTCCACCCGTTATCACGATATCGGGGACCAAGGGTAGCCGCAGTGTCGAACTCATGGTACGAGTGGTATTGGAATTATCATCTCAACGGACAAATGATATTTGAGATTCAGAGGTTACACAAGCAATACG GACCGGTGGTACGGATAGGCGTGAACGATCTCAGCATAGACGACCCTGAAGTCTATCAGGCGATGACCAAAGTGAGCTCGGGCTTCACGAAAGATCCTCATTTCTATCGATGCATCTCGTTTCCAGGAACGTCGATTGGAGAGACCGATCCCGCAAAGAGCCGAATTCGTCGCAAAGTGCTAACACCCGCTCTGTCTGGCACCCGAGTCCAAGAGCTCGCCCCCGCGATCCTCGGTAAGGTAGAACGGCTACTAAGAAGGGTGGACCTCTGTGCACAGTCTGCAAAGACCATCTGCATCACCAGCGCTTGCAAAGCACTTACCATGGATATCATCTCCAAGATTGTTCTCGGGCGTGAGATTGGATGCATCGAAGAGCCCGACTTCAGAAACAGTTTCATCGAGAACTTGAATGCAGCTTTCGAAACGGGATGGATCGCAACTGCCTTCCCCAGGTTAGCTACGCTCGCACTCTGGATGGCTTCGATGAGCGACTTCTCGGTCATTCCTAATCCTCTTATCGATTTCAAACGG AAATGTCGAGCCATCACCAAGAGCTACCTGGAAGTTTTCGATACACATTCAGACGTCTACGTAGCCCGCAAAGACGTCAACGTGCCATCAGCCATTGCAACCCATGCCGACAGATCAGCTGTGATAGACATGCTCATGGATCCCCTCACCGTCAAAGGCCACACCGTACCAAGCCTAGAACAGCTAAACGACGAGGCTGTGATACTTCTCACCGCAGGTAACGACACCACTTCGAACTCGATGATCTTCGGTCTCTATCAAATCTGCAACAACATGTGTGTATACAAAACCCTATTCCAGGAACTGCAGGGACGCTTTCCCTCAGTCGACCAGCAGATCACCTACGAAGATGCAAAGCAGCTCCCGTATCTA ACAGCTACCATCAAAGAGATCTTACGACTAGGTACCCCTCTACCTGGTCGTCTCCCACGCTTGATCCCATCTTCCGGTTTTCAACTCTACGGTCAGGACCTGCCTCCGAAA ACGAGCATCCATACATCGCCCTACCTACTCAATCGCCATCCCAGCATCTGGGATAACCCAAACGACTTCAACCCTGACAGATGGCTCAGGAAGAATTCCCGAGACCTGGACAAGTATCTTGCAACCTTCAACAGGGGTGCGAGACAATGTCTCGGCAAGGA TCTTGCGTGGTGCGAACTCTGGGTCTTCTTCGCGAACTTATTTCGCCGGTATCATATCAAGACGCTACCAGCGAATATGCAATGGCGGGATTTAATCTTAGTAAA GTTCAAGGATAACCTGTGCGCAGAGGTTGAGAAAAGGGCAGATTAG
- a CDS encoding 6-phosphogluconolactonase sol4, translating into MLQFDDPTAGMAERRASPPWEEMESGEERSESRNNQALPTLVNVYGYFEESESNTWALLRQCGLHDRSKPHEYNTMMPSTLINDVQQELKDLPARGIVDFLIQYFFEDINWINQIVHPPRLLAQYEDWWKMDTISRVADLEFAVLMLRICAYASHFLPSQKYTVDTIKGRPLSDIRSNCDRLAGRLEGICNAAVLRGSLVRVQYMAFTAMCYECDSRIKLSWATLCCAIREAQEVGLHREPPKRGDDGMDDLERELRRRMFCNLYVWDYRLAKALDRVPFLVDAYCTVSLPQMHLHPTIANLQAPDLFTERVLQAQLVRFWKKLEAGNSAPGARPYDPVIAEERYQRFCNEFLPELPAPFALEPNTDWDKHIPELPRQRVLFHVALFESVMHNFRQLLRLDQHHLRSLPNSRMALVTQHRHTLATAAMGLFQSVTSLHAMMSFNQTKLSLVIFYHFETAVVLSLCILQACDSNGMQDLEHINFFSLHSPLSPNMIDISQSQCLRAIKEARRQLEMMSLGSVMAETGAHQLGILVDHVQATLARSGTQTRSMPSTETLTYNSSSSTSYGNGHAHGVSSELPFTFQRQEGPTANAFRTDSNVFEGLMLWDLSTDALPLDPSFLGLEQLHEMSELQPNMGL; encoded by the exons ATGTTGCAATTTGACGATCCTACCGCGGGTATGGCAGAACGACGTGCAAGCCCACCCTGGGAAGAGATGGAGAGTGGGGAAGAGAGATCCGAAAGCAGAAACAACCAAGCCCTGCCAACACTGGTCAACGTTTACGGGTACTTTGAAGAAAGCGAATCCAATACATGGGCCCTCCTACGCCAA TGCGGATTGCACGACAGGAGCAAACCACATGAGTACAACACGATGATGCCGTCCACCCTCATCAACGACGTCCAACAAGAACTAAAGGATCTGCCAGCTCGAGGCATCGTGGACTTCCTGATACAGTACTTCTTCGAAGACATCAATTGGATCAACCAGATCGTCCATCCGCCTCGCCTGCTTGCACAATACGAGGACTGGTGGAAAATGGATACAATAAGCCGGGTCGCAGACCTGGAGTTCGCTGTCTTGATGCTGCGAATCTGCGCATACGCTTCCCACTTCCTACCGTCGCAAAAGTATACTGTAGATACGATCAAGGGTAGACCACTGTCTGATATTCGGAGTAACTGTGACCGGCTCGCTGGACGACTTGAAGGCATCTGCAACGCCGCAGTGCTACGTGGGTCGCTCGTGCGGGTTCAGTACATGGCTTTTACGGCCATGTGTTATGAATGCGACAGCCGCATCAAGTTGTCCTGGGCTACTCTGTGTTGCGCCATCAGAGAAGCTCAGGAGGTAGGACTCCATAGGGAGCCTCCGAAGCGGGGCGACGATGGCATGGACGATCTAGAAAGAGAATTGCGGCGCAGGATGTTCTGCAACCTGTACGTTTGGGACTA TCGCCTTGCAAAAGCCCTTGACCGCGTTCCGTTTCTTGTAGATGCGTACTGCACCGTAAGTCTGCCGCAGATGCATCTGCACCCCACCATCGCCAACCTCCAAGCACCGGACCTGTTCACCGAGAGAGTACTTCAAGCACAACTGGTACGGTTCTGGAAGAAGCTCGAAGCCGGCAATAGCGCCCCTGGGGCTCGGCCGTACGATCCCGTTATTGCTGAAGAACGTTATCAGAGGTTTTGTAATGAGTTCCTTCCAGAACTCCCTGCCCCGTTTGCCTTGGAACCGAACACCGATTGGGACAAGCACATACCCGAACTTCCTCGCCAAAGAGTATTGTTCCATGTCGCTCTCTTCGAGTCAGTCATGCACAACTTCAGGCAACTGCTCCGTTTAGACCAGCATCACCTACGCAGCCTGCCAAATTCCAGGATGGCCCTCGTCACCCAGCACCGGCACACACTGGCCACCGCTGCGATGGGCTTATTCCAAAGCGTCACATCACTGCATGCAATGATGAGCTTCAACCAGACCAAGCTATCGTTGGTTATTTTCTATCATTTTGAGACGGCGGTAGTCTTGAGCCTGTGCATACTACAAGCCTGTGATTCGAATGGCATGCAAGATCTGGAACACATCAATTTCTTCAGCCTGCATAGCCCGCTGTCTCCAAACATGATCGATATCTCCCAAAGCCAGTGCCTGCGAGCTATCAAGGAGGCCCGGCGCCAACTCGAGATGATGTCTCTAGGTAGCGTCATGGCAGAGACGGGAGCGCATCAATTGGGTATACTAGTAGATCATGTCCAGGCAACACTGGCTAGATCAGGCACACAGACACGATCCATGCCATCGACTGAAACTCTAACCTATAACTCAAGCTCTTCAACATCCTATGGGAATGGCCACGCTCACGGGGTCTCATCAGAGCTGCCGTTTACCTTCCAGCGGCAGGAAGGGCCCACGGCGAATGCGTTCCGAACTGACAGCAATGTGTTTGAAGGCTTGATGCTGTGGGATCTGTCCACTGATGCGTTACCTCTCGATCCAAGCTTCTTAGGCTTGGAACAGCTTCATGAAATGAGCGAATTACAACCGAATATGGGCTTGTGA
- a CDS encoding 6-phosphogluconolactonase-like protein: MALKSTNGTHAGPTASATSLASLAANISEKAASLSTYLESQGHAQPSFLPGCADPPETEGYLTLHTSLTSSLEDLQRLVDGPRRSLRPFIMIGNDLAALQVAFDFGFFQLVPPEGSMDVETLAHKVGIDADRTARVLRMLATHRIFVEPKPGFFAHTAASAVFHDDEELRCAGHYMLDECFKAATACSDCIKASPDDSDSTHSPFNTYFGVPMFSYYEQNPQFAARFAKAMAGVTRVDRQIAELRDCFPWGDINGTVVDVGGGSGHISMALARNFPKLDFIVQDDSEKMLAQGRARNLSDIEGRISFMKHSFFHPQPIGGAGAFFIRQCTHNWCDRDVVKILKSLVPGLENSAPGTPLLINDTVLPVPGSKPLHEERALRQMDMLMFVVLGAKQRTAKEFEALLKEADARYEIRRVHADGSMGLVEVHLKI, translated from the exons ATGGCGCTAAAATCCACAAACGGTACACATGCTGGTCCCACCGCCTCTGCGACCAGCTTGGCCTCTTTGGCAGCCAATATCTCCGAAAAGGCGGCAAGCCTCAGCACATATCTGGAGTCCCAGGGCCATGCACAGCCCAGCTTCCTCCCGGGATGCGCGGACCCTCCTGAGACTGAAGGGTACCTCACTCTTCACACGAGCCTCACCTCTTCTCTAGAGGATCTTCAGCGCCTCGTTGATGGCCCAAGGCGCAGCCTGCGCCCATTCATCATGATTGGTAACGACTTGGCGGCGCTGCAAGTAGCCTTCGATTTTGGCTTTTTCCAGCTGGTTCCGCCTGAAGGGTCCATGGATGTCGAAACACTTGCACACAAAGTAGGAATTGACGCCGATCGAACGGCGCGTGTGCTGCGTATGTTGGCAACGCATCGTATCTTCGTGGAGCCCAAACCTGGATTTTTTGCACATACGGCGGCTTCGGCGGTGTTCCATGATGACGAGGAGCTCAGATGTGCCGGACACTACAT GCTCGATGAATGCTTCAAGGCTGCCACGGCTTGTTCAGATTGCATCAAAGCATCGCCCGACGACTCCGATAGCACACACTCTCCCTTCAACACCTACTTCGGTGTGCCAATGTTCTCGTACTATGAGCAAAACCCCCAATTTGCGGCGCGTTTCGCAAAGGCAATGGCCGGGGTTACTCGAG TGGATCGTCAAATCGCCGAACTGAGAGACTGTTTTCCTTGGGGCGACATCAACGGCACCGTAGTTGACGTTGGAGGCGGCAGTGGCCACATCTCCATGGCTTTGGCTCGC AATTTCCCTAAACTTGACTTCATCGTCCAAGATGACTCCGAAAAGATGCTCGCGCAGGGTCGGGCGCGCAACTTGAGCGACATCGAGGGCCGCATCTCCTTCATGAAGCACAGCTTCTTCCACCCACAGCCTATTGGCGGCGCCGGCGCGTTCTTCATCCGCCAGTGCACGCACAACTGGTGCGACCGCGACGTGGTCAAGATTCTCAAGTCTCTCGTGCCGGGGCTAGAGAATTCTGCACCTGGGACGCCACTGCTTATCAACGACACTGTGCTCCCGGTGCCGGGGTCAAAGCCCTTGCATGAGGAGCGCGCTCTCAGGCAGATGGACATGCTCATGTTTGTAGTTCTGGGTGCTAAGCAGCGAACAGCAAAGGAGTTCGAGGCGTTGTTGAAGGAAGCCGATGCGAGGTATGAGATTCGTCGTGTTCATGCTGATGGCAGCATGGGTCTAGTCGAGGTTCATCTGAAGATTTGA